Proteins encoded by one window of Acidipropionibacterium virtanenii:
- a CDS encoding LysM peptidoglycan-binding domain-containing protein, translated as MTAVRRILSSLVATAVLVLLVIGSPVALLAWGRPEELRRLPQALSAPDDGGLLLGLFTLVGWAAWLVFTVAVAVEAVNLAAGLPGRRRFRVPGLRPVQGIAAGLLVASLALLAPISRAEGPPPAAPVAAASPVAVPDRAVPDAGHGTGSAPATDHQQAADAGVAAADGVDHVVGPSDSLWSLARQSYGDPTRWRRIAAANPGIDPAALPVGDTIRIPADARPTSPADARGSSPADAPADPRTVTVARGDTLSGLARSHLGDPDRWTEIYQLNRDRIADPDAIDVGWILRLPSAPASQGRAAAPVPAPHVPRGLPAAPASPGRLAPTPSPAPTAAASSAPAQAAVPAAPAAVPESGTTPAGTPTAVPPAADGRSEALRTALAGMSLFLAGAISGALLAGRRSQLFARPVGRRVPVLEDEAAALRAALAGAGDEETGGPDPDDLPMATVVLGDDDDGPVVLDLAETDGWLGVTGDPADVEAMVAGIALSLTCTRWSQGLEVVAAGPGLAWLGETGCEDVRLVSGRDAMDSIDALLAGPRAVPEDLPPVERVIVTDAVPDRLPDPLQLRRAGVVLVSPAAATDPPNRALALVRIESAESARLGSRVFAPQLVTAPVRRGIVTLVEATSADRTEEAPWWEHDGEDPRAADRDLTGPAGSSAEDRVVHVVDHPARAPVEGLGMAAMPCEHPHVPPPDEETDVSPSTVAEAPVLRVLGTVELVGARGERPSKAVRQCLEYCAWILAHPGSGSAQMGAALMVSEPTRRSNTSRLRRWLGRDDAGKAYLPDAYDGEIRMSDAVGTDWEKAQVMLVGGIRRTSDPSLRAVLDLVRGAPMADAAPGQWHWAEEWRTEMVQTIRDVGVELARRSRASGDLRTARFALDRALVCCPEDEELMCEKIRVAHLADDSSEVERLVYVLTRLARRLGVDLAEETVVLLQEVMEGQARARVV; from the coding sequence ATGACCGCCGTCCGACGCATCCTCTCCTCGCTGGTCGCCACGGCCGTGCTGGTGCTCCTGGTGATCGGCTCGCCGGTCGCCCTGCTCGCCTGGGGCCGTCCCGAGGAGCTGCGGCGTCTTCCACAGGCCCTCAGCGCCCCTGACGACGGCGGCCTGCTGCTCGGCCTGTTCACCCTGGTCGGCTGGGCCGCCTGGCTGGTGTTCACGGTCGCCGTGGCCGTCGAGGCGGTCAACCTGGCCGCCGGACTGCCGGGGCGACGTCGGTTCCGCGTCCCGGGCCTGCGGCCGGTGCAAGGTATCGCCGCCGGACTGCTGGTCGCCAGCCTGGCGCTGCTGGCCCCGATCTCCCGCGCCGAGGGGCCGCCACCGGCGGCCCCGGTCGCTGCTGCGTCGCCGGTGGCCGTCCCCGACCGTGCGGTACCCGATGCCGGCCACGGCACCGGGAGCGCCCCCGCCACGGACCATCAGCAGGCCGCCGACGCGGGAGTCGCCGCAGCCGACGGCGTCGACCATGTGGTGGGGCCGAGCGACAGCCTGTGGTCGCTGGCCCGGCAGTCCTACGGTGACCCGACCCGGTGGCGCCGGATCGCCGCGGCCAATCCCGGCATCGACCCGGCCGCGCTGCCGGTGGGCGACACGATCAGAATTCCGGCCGATGCCCGGCCCACGAGCCCGGCCGATGCCCGTGGCTCGTCTCCGGCGGACGCTCCCGCCGACCCGCGGACCGTCACCGTGGCGCGCGGCGACACCCTCAGCGGTCTGGCCCGGTCCCACCTCGGCGATCCCGACCGCTGGACCGAGATCTACCAGCTCAACCGGGACCGGATCGCCGACCCCGATGCGATCGACGTCGGCTGGATCCTGCGGCTGCCCTCGGCTCCCGCCTCCCAGGGCCGGGCCGCGGCCCCGGTCCCGGCGCCGCACGTGCCCCGGGGCCTGCCGGCCGCCCCGGCATCTCCAGGCAGGTTGGCGCCGACCCCCTCCCCGGCGCCGACGGCCGCTGCGAGTTCCGCACCGGCACAAGCCGCTGTGCCCGCCGCTCCCGCGGCGGTCCCTGAGTCCGGCACGACCCCCGCCGGCACCCCGACTGCCGTCCCTCCGGCCGCCGACGGACGGTCGGAGGCGCTGCGAACGGCGCTGGCCGGGATGAGCCTCTTCCTGGCCGGCGCCATCTCGGGCGCCCTGCTCGCCGGGCGGCGCTCCCAGCTCTTCGCCCGCCCGGTGGGCCGCCGGGTGCCCGTGCTGGAGGACGAGGCCGCGGCCCTGCGCGCAGCCCTGGCCGGTGCCGGCGACGAGGAGACCGGGGGCCCTGACCCCGATGACCTGCCGATGGCCACCGTCGTCCTCGGCGACGACGATGACGGTCCGGTCGTGCTCGATCTCGCCGAGACCGACGGCTGGCTGGGAGTGACGGGGGACCCGGCCGACGTCGAGGCGATGGTCGCGGGAATCGCGCTCAGCCTCACCTGCACACGGTGGAGCCAGGGGCTGGAGGTGGTGGCGGCCGGGCCCGGGCTGGCGTGGCTGGGCGAGACCGGATGCGAGGACGTCCGGCTGGTTTCCGGCAGGGACGCGATGGACAGCATCGATGCCCTGCTGGCGGGTCCCAGGGCCGTGCCCGAGGACCTCCCGCCGGTCGAGCGGGTGATCGTGACCGACGCCGTCCCCGACCGGCTGCCCGACCCCCTGCAGCTGCGCCGGGCCGGGGTGGTGCTGGTGAGTCCGGCTGCCGCCACCGACCCGCCCAATAGGGCTTTGGCACTGGTGAGGATCGAGTCCGCCGAATCGGCTCGGCTGGGATCGCGGGTCTTCGCACCGCAGCTCGTGACCGCTCCGGTGAGGCGAGGGATCGTCACCCTCGTCGAGGCGACGAGCGCCGACCGCACCGAAGAGGCGCCCTGGTGGGAGCACGACGGTGAGGACCCCCGGGCCGCCGACCGCGATCTCACCGGACCTGCCGGCAGCAGCGCCGAGGACCGCGTCGTGCATGTCGTCGATCATCCCGCTCGCGCTCCCGTCGAAGGGCTCGGCATGGCGGCGATGCCGTGCGAGCACCCCCACGTCCCACCGCCCGATGAGGAGACCGATGTGTCGCCCAGCACCGTTGCCGAGGCCCCGGTCCTCCGAGTGCTCGGCACTGTCGAGCTCGTGGGGGCGCGGGGGGAACGTCCGTCGAAGGCCGTGCGGCAGTGCCTGGAGTACTGCGCCTGGATCCTCGCCCATCCCGGCAGCGGCTCGGCGCAGATGGGCGCGGCGCTGATGGTCTCGGAGCCGACCAGGCGGTCGAACACGTCCCGGCTGCGACGATGGCTGGGCCGCGACGATGCCGGGAAGGCCTACCTGCCCGACGCCTACGACGGGGAGATCCGGATGAGTGACGCCGTGGGCACCGACTGGGAGAAGGCCCAGGTAATGCTGGTCGGCGGGATCCGCAGGACCTCCGACCCGAGTCTGCGGGCCGTCCTCGACCTGGTGCGCGGCGCACCGATGGCCGACGCCGCCCCCGGCCAGTGGCACTGGGCCGAGGAGTGGCGCACCGAGATGGTGCAGACCATCCGCGACGTCGGCGTCGAGCTGGCCCGCCGGTCCCGCGCCTCCGGTGACCTGCGGACCGCCCGGTTCGCCCTGGACCGGGCCCTGGTGTGCTGCCCCGAGGACGAGGAGCTGATGTGCGAGAAGATCCGGGTGGCCCATCTGGCCGATGACAGCTCCGAGGTCGAGCGGCTCGTCTACGTCCTGACCAGGCTCGCGAGAAGGCTCGGTGTCGATCTGGCCGAGGAGACGGTGGTGCTGCTCCAGGAGGTGATGGAGGGCCAGGCGCGGGCCCGGGTGGTCTGA